A genomic region of Hyalangium minutum contains the following coding sequences:
- a CDS encoding GTPase, with protein sequence MDETKLPDPEDLQPLISAALALPALQPHAARLERLRQDYARGVAQKDAPLSVALVGATGAGKSTLLNALAGQHLAREGENRPTSTTATVFAPAGADLDALSRVGASVTRYTATPHGVWGGQIFIDTPDLNSVATTHREVARAALELADVALVVMHRGSVAEATQVEFLAEFARRRALVFLINFADELSADSRESLKAQARKLASEQFGLPQESIPTFAISARAAREGKDPSGEFGAFLFHLRELASQAVAARVRRGNALGALEELATRVDTALQETEGLLARTRTALEAGISRTSEGLRKDFDSRLELAHGHLASEVRRQAAGRFWGPAAWGLRLSFWGAGGMGAATLLARRSLPVGLAVAAASTALDVVRDKTRARAAEVAVVEPFEDDLAVESAARAALTEARTVAHTSGLPPETLGIPDTDTLLVELQSVRSSTWRYTATTAVAEAVSTWWRVARWLVLPLINLPLFALLGHVGYRVVRAYLEGPLLTMEYFVNAGALFLLLAAGGALLASASLSGAGRAVHRAGRTRFTEALAAQSGRLGEAVENSLRSGRDAARRLLGLIRGR encoded by the coding sequence GCTGCCGGCGCTCCAGCCTCACGCCGCACGCCTGGAGCGGCTGCGTCAGGACTACGCCCGAGGCGTTGCTCAGAAAGATGCGCCCCTCTCTGTCGCCCTCGTGGGCGCCACTGGCGCGGGCAAGTCCACCCTGCTCAATGCCCTCGCTGGGCAGCACCTGGCTCGCGAGGGCGAGAACCGCCCCACCAGCACCACCGCCACCGTCTTTGCTCCCGCTGGCGCGGACTTGGATGCGCTCTCTCGCGTGGGCGCCAGCGTGACGCGCTACACCGCCACGCCCCACGGAGTCTGGGGCGGGCAGATCTTCATCGACACGCCGGACCTCAACAGCGTCGCCACCACTCACCGCGAGGTGGCTCGCGCCGCACTCGAGTTGGCGGATGTGGCCCTCGTCGTCATGCACCGCGGCAGTGTGGCCGAGGCCACCCAGGTGGAGTTCCTCGCCGAGTTCGCCCGCCGCCGCGCCCTCGTATTCCTCATCAACTTCGCGGATGAGCTGTCCGCCGACTCTCGCGAGTCCCTCAAGGCCCAGGCTCGCAAGCTCGCCTCGGAGCAGTTCGGCCTGCCTCAGGAATCCATCCCCACCTTCGCCATCAGCGCCCGCGCCGCTCGCGAGGGCAAGGACCCCTCGGGCGAGTTCGGCGCCTTCCTCTTCCACCTGCGCGAGCTCGCCTCTCAGGCGGTGGCCGCTCGCGTGCGCCGGGGCAATGCGCTGGGTGCGCTGGAAGAGCTGGCCACCCGCGTAGACACCGCGCTCCAGGAGACCGAAGGCCTGCTGGCTCGCACCCGGACTGCTCTGGAAGCAGGCATCAGCCGGACCAGTGAGGGACTCCGCAAGGACTTCGACTCACGCTTGGAGCTGGCTCACGGGCACCTCGCCTCAGAGGTCCGCAGGCAGGCGGCGGGCCGATTCTGGGGGCCCGCGGCGTGGGGGCTGCGCCTCTCGTTCTGGGGTGCTGGAGGCATGGGCGCGGCGACGCTGCTCGCCCGCCGCAGCCTCCCTGTGGGACTGGCGGTCGCGGCCGCCTCCACCGCGCTCGACGTGGTGCGCGACAAGACTCGCGCACGCGCCGCCGAGGTCGCCGTCGTGGAGCCCTTCGAGGATGATCTCGCCGTGGAGTCCGCCGCACGCGCCGCGCTCACCGAGGCACGCACCGTCGCTCACACGAGCGGGCTGCCTCCGGAAACTCTCGGCATCCCTGACACGGACACGCTCCTCGTGGAGCTTCAGTCCGTCCGCTCCAGCACGTGGCGCTACACCGCCACCACGGCTGTCGCGGAGGCGGTGTCGACCTGGTGGCGCGTGGCAAGGTGGCTGGTGCTGCCGCTCATCAACCTGCCCCTCTTCGCACTGCTGGGGCACGTGGGCTACCGCGTCGTCCGCGCGTACCTCGAGGGCCCGCTGTTGACGATGGAGTACTTCGTCAACGCGGGCGCGCTCTTCCTGCTGCTCGCGGCCGGCGGCGCGCTGCTCGCCTCAGCGAGTCTCTCGGGCGCTGGCCGAGCTGTTCACCGGGCTGGCCGGACGCGGTTTACGGAGGCCCTCGCCGCCCAGAGCGGGAGGCTCGGAGAAGCCGTCGAGAACAGCCTTCGCTCCGGGCGGGATGCTGCTCGGAGACTTCTGGGCCTCATCCGCGGCCGGTGA
- a CDS encoding TetR/AcrR family transcriptional regulator: MAQRKARQGNTARPPRRTQEQRREETRRRLLDATITVLVEQGYAQLTTVEVAKRAGVSQGAIFTHFDTKADLLCASVEHLFPRLIQDYLTGLGGLPSGRDRISAAIQMLWVVFQRPELQAAIELYVAARTDPELQAALAAMEGPHRDNLVRVARELFPEAASHHEFEAVIELVIDAVQGGAIARVARPDHPAIQRMLKVLTRFVHRSFARGRPRLLKKA; the protein is encoded by the coding sequence ATGGCACAGCGGAAGGCTCGCCAGGGGAACACGGCCCGTCCTCCTCGCAGGACGCAGGAGCAGCGGCGCGAGGAGACTCGCCGCCGCCTGCTCGATGCCACCATCACCGTGCTGGTGGAGCAGGGCTACGCCCAGCTGACCACCGTCGAGGTGGCCAAGCGGGCCGGCGTCTCCCAGGGTGCCATCTTCACGCACTTCGACACCAAGGCTGATCTGCTGTGTGCGTCCGTCGAGCACCTCTTTCCCCGGCTCATCCAGGACTACCTCACCGGGCTCGGGGGCCTGCCGAGCGGCCGGGATCGGATCAGCGCCGCCATCCAGATGCTCTGGGTGGTCTTCCAGCGTCCGGAGCTGCAGGCCGCCATCGAGCTCTACGTGGCCGCGCGCACCGACCCAGAGCTGCAAGCCGCCTTGGCCGCCATGGAGGGCCCCCACCGCGACAACCTGGTGCGCGTGGCGCGCGAGCTGTTCCCCGAGGCCGCCTCGCATCATGAGTTCGAGGCCGTCATCGAGCTCGTCATTGACGCCGTGCAGGGAGGCGCCATCGCCCGCGTCGCCCGGCCGGACCATCCCGCCATCCAGCGGATGCTCAAGGTCCTCACCCGCTTCGTCCACCGCAGCTTTGCCCGAGGCCGGCCCCGCCTCCTCAAGAAAGCCTAA
- a CDS encoding sterol desaturase family protein, with translation MDTTHMPDLITPAIPFFILSLIIEGFVVKRMRDERRDVRGHTLKDTAASLSMGLGNLIIGLVWKGIAFAFYIALYQLTPLRMGSGPWVWVLLFLGDDLCYYWFHRVHHECRFLWAGHVVHHSSQHYNLSTALRQPWTTPITGVPFWAPLALLGFNPAYIVAMQSISLLYQYWIHTESIGKLGPLEWVLNTPSHHRVHHASNTQYLDKNHGGILIIWDRLFGTFAPEVERPVYGLTTNIHTYNPFRIAAHEYAAIAKDLKRPEPLRIRLARVFRNPAWKPPEEERVPPPPSTLPA, from the coding sequence ATGGATACCACCCACATGCCCGACCTCATCACCCCCGCCATCCCCTTCTTCATCCTCTCGCTCATCATCGAGGGGTTCGTGGTGAAGCGGATGCGGGACGAGAGGCGCGACGTCCGGGGACACACGCTCAAGGACACCGCCGCCAGCCTCTCCATGGGGCTCGGCAACCTCATCATCGGCCTCGTGTGGAAGGGCATCGCCTTCGCCTTCTACATCGCGCTCTACCAGCTCACGCCGCTGCGCATGGGCTCGGGGCCCTGGGTCTGGGTGCTGCTCTTCCTGGGCGATGACCTCTGCTACTACTGGTTCCACCGCGTCCATCACGAGTGCCGCTTCCTCTGGGCCGGCCACGTGGTCCACCACTCGAGCCAGCACTACAACCTGTCCACCGCCCTGCGGCAGCCGTGGACCACGCCCATCACCGGTGTGCCCTTCTGGGCCCCGCTGGCGCTGCTCGGGTTCAACCCCGCGTATATCGTCGCCATGCAGTCCATCAGCCTGCTCTACCAGTATTGGATTCACACCGAGTCCATCGGGAAGCTCGGGCCCCTGGAGTGGGTGCTCAACACGCCCTCGCACCACCGCGTGCACCACGCCTCCAACACGCAGTACCTCGACAAGAACCACGGCGGCATCCTCATCATCTGGGACCGGCTGTTCGGCACCTTCGCCCCCGAGGTGGAGCGCCCCGTCTATGGGCTGACCACGAACATCCACACCTACAATCCCTTCCGCATCGCCGCCCATGAGTACGCCGCCATCGCGAAGGACTTGAAGCGCCCCGAGCCCCTGCGCATCCGGCTCGCCCGCGTCTTCCGAAACCCCGCGTGGAAGCCCCCCGAGGAGGAGCGCGTGCCGCCGCCTCCGTCGACGCTTCCGGCCTGA
- a CDS encoding amidohydrolase family protein, with the protein MTSHSGRGSWGWLALGLWLAGCATAQTAQPPQPAPGAPPAAAGTPVVAFVGVSVLPLDSDRVLEDQTVVVRGDRIEAMGPKASTPVPAGATQLDGRGRYLMPGLVDMHIHLMPGEGAPTDPAGQQLSLLLANGITTARALVAPPSGLALRDRVARGEVSGPTLRVAGPSFHGKSVQSPEQARQRVREQKAAGYDLLKTHGGLSRETYDAMVAEAKAQGLRVSGHVTQEVGLLHALESGQQIEHLDGYLAALLPPGDTTPVEQVEFGAALAKMSPARIPTLAEATKKAGIFNSPTLALFEIVASDGAVPELRSSRELRYVPSTAVDAWTKELLTGPLSQAPVSGKHRFLELRRQVVQGLHAAGTPLLVGSDSPQLFMVPGFALHQEMEAMTAAGLPPLTVLQAATRNASAYFGESDQWGSVAPGQRADLLLLNTNPLQDVKLTRALVGVMVRGQWLPRTELDARLEQVAAAAKAAKN; encoded by the coding sequence ATGACGTCGCATTCCGGGAGAGGCTCGTGGGGTTGGCTCGCGCTGGGGCTCTGGCTCGCTGGGTGCGCGACCGCGCAGACGGCTCAGCCCCCTCAGCCCGCCCCCGGGGCTCCTCCTGCCGCTGCGGGCACTCCGGTGGTTGCCTTCGTGGGCGTCTCCGTCCTCCCGCTCGACTCCGATCGGGTGCTCGAGGACCAGACCGTGGTGGTGCGCGGCGATCGCATCGAGGCCATGGGTCCCAAGGCCTCCACCCCCGTCCCCGCGGGTGCCACTCAGCTCGACGGGCGCGGCCGCTACCTCATGCCCGGACTGGTGGACATGCACATCCACTTGATGCCCGGTGAGGGCGCACCCACGGACCCTGCGGGACAACAGCTCAGCCTGCTCCTCGCCAATGGCATCACCACCGCGCGCGCCCTGGTGGCCCCTCCGAGTGGCCTGGCCCTGAGGGACCGCGTGGCTCGCGGCGAGGTGTCCGGCCCCACGCTCCGGGTGGCGGGGCCCTCCTTCCACGGCAAGTCCGTGCAGAGCCCAGAGCAAGCCCGGCAGCGGGTGCGCGAGCAGAAGGCCGCGGGCTATGACTTGCTCAAGACCCACGGCGGCCTCAGCCGCGAGACGTACGATGCCATGGTCGCCGAGGCCAAGGCCCAGGGCCTGCGCGTCAGCGGCCATGTCACTCAGGAGGTCGGCCTCCTGCATGCGCTCGAGTCGGGACAGCAGATCGAGCACCTCGATGGCTACCTCGCCGCGCTGCTGCCTCCCGGAGACACGACGCCCGTGGAACAGGTGGAGTTCGGCGCGGCCCTCGCGAAGATGAGCCCGGCCCGTATCCCCACGCTCGCCGAGGCCACGAAGAAGGCGGGCATCTTCAACTCCCCCACCCTCGCCCTCTTCGAGATTGTCGCCAGCGACGGCGCCGTCCCCGAGCTGCGCTCCTCGCGGGAGCTGCGCTACGTGCCCTCCACCGCCGTGGATGCGTGGACGAAGGAGCTGCTCACCGGCCCGCTCTCTCAGGCCCCCGTGTCCGGCAAGCACCGGTTCCTCGAGCTGCGCCGCCAGGTGGTCCAAGGCCTGCACGCGGCCGGGACGCCACTGCTGGTGGGCTCGGACTCGCCCCAGCTCTTCATGGTGCCCGGCTTCGCCCTCCACCAGGAGATGGAGGCGATGACGGCCGCCGGTCTGCCCCCCCTCACCGTGCTCCAGGCCGCCACGCGCAACGCCTCCGCGTACTTCGGCGAGAGCGACCAGTGGGGCTCGGTCGCTCCCGGCCAGCGCGCGGACCTGCTGCTGCTCAATACCAACCCGCTCCAGGACGTGAAGCTCACCCGGGCCCTCGTGGGCGTCATGGTGCGCGGCCAGTGGCTCCCTCGAACCGAGCTGGATGCCCGCCTCGAACAGGTCGCCGCCGCCGCCAAGGCCGCCAAAAACTGA
- a CDS encoding glucose-6-phosphate isomerase, whose protein sequence is MSQRELWERYKKYLCICPTVGFTLDISRMNFADGFLDQMSGPLQAAFAAMEALEKGAIANPDENRRVGHYWLRAPEMSPEAGIGRAIRDTLADVHWFAEELHEGRIAPQTAERFTQLLVIGIGGSALGPQLVADALGGPSDKMRVFFFDNTDPDGMDRVLAQVGDKLPETLTLVVSKSGGTKETRNGMLEAERAYQARGLTFGAHAVAITGEHSELDQYAKKNGWLRAFPMWDWVGGRTSVMSAVGMLPARLQGLDIDGMLSGARDMDRETRQRDVLRNPAALLALMWYHAGKGRGTQDMVILPYKDRLLLMSRYLQQLVMESLGKEKALDGKVVNQGIAVYGNKGSTDQHAYVQQLREGVHNFFVTFIEVLKDREGASLPVEENATSGDYLLGFLLGTRRALFEKGRESITLTVPDVSARTLGALIALYERAVGFYASLVNINAYHQPGVEAGKKAAGSVLEIQRKLLSHLRGTKGTPGTAEELAAAMGATDEVETVFKVLEHLAANPHHGVKRTEGTTPFGARFSVK, encoded by the coding sequence ATGAGTCAGCGTGAGCTGTGGGAGCGGTACAAGAAGTACCTCTGCATCTGCCCGACGGTGGGTTTCACGCTCGATATCTCCAGGATGAACTTCGCTGACGGCTTCCTGGATCAGATGAGCGGGCCCCTGCAGGCGGCCTTCGCCGCCATGGAGGCCCTGGAGAAGGGCGCCATCGCCAACCCGGACGAGAACCGCCGCGTGGGCCACTACTGGCTGCGCGCCCCGGAGATGTCCCCGGAGGCCGGCATTGGCCGCGCCATCCGGGACACGCTCGCGGACGTGCACTGGTTCGCGGAGGAGCTCCACGAGGGCCGCATTGCCCCGCAAACGGCCGAGCGCTTCACGCAGTTGCTCGTCATTGGCATCGGCGGCTCGGCGCTGGGGCCTCAGCTCGTCGCGGACGCGCTGGGTGGCCCCTCGGACAAGATGCGCGTCTTCTTCTTCGACAACACGGATCCAGATGGCATGGACCGCGTGCTGGCGCAGGTGGGCGACAAGCTGCCGGAGACGCTCACCCTCGTGGTCAGCAAGTCCGGCGGCACCAAGGAGACGCGCAACGGCATGCTGGAGGCCGAGCGCGCGTACCAGGCCCGCGGCCTCACCTTCGGCGCCCACGCCGTGGCCATCACCGGCGAGCACAGTGAGCTCGACCAGTACGCCAAGAAGAACGGTTGGCTGCGCGCCTTCCCCATGTGGGACTGGGTTGGCGGGCGCACCTCCGTCATGTCCGCCGTGGGCATGCTGCCCGCACGGCTGCAGGGGCTCGACATCGATGGGATGCTGTCGGGCGCTCGGGACATGGACCGCGAGACGCGCCAGCGGGACGTGCTCCGCAACCCGGCCGCGCTGCTGGCGCTCATGTGGTACCACGCCGGTAAGGGCCGCGGCACCCAGGACATGGTCATCCTGCCGTACAAGGACCGGCTGCTGTTGATGTCCCGCTACCTCCAGCAGCTGGTGATGGAGTCGCTGGGCAAGGAGAAGGCGCTGGACGGCAAGGTGGTGAACCAGGGCATCGCCGTCTACGGCAACAAGGGCTCCACGGATCAGCACGCCTACGTGCAGCAGCTGCGCGAGGGGGTGCACAACTTCTTCGTCACCTTCATCGAGGTGCTCAAGGACCGCGAGGGTGCCTCCCTGCCCGTGGAGGAGAACGCCACCAGCGGGGACTACCTGCTGGGCTTCCTGCTCGGCACCCGGAGGGCCCTCTTCGAGAAGGGCCGCGAGTCCATCACCCTCACCGTGCCGGACGTGAGCGCGCGCACGCTGGGTGCCCTCATCGCGCTGTACGAGCGCGCCGTCGGGTTCTACGCCTCGCTGGTCAACATCAACGCCTACCACCAGCCGGGCGTCGAGGCCGGGAAGAAGGCAGCCGGCTCCGTGCTGGAGATTCAGCGCAAGCTGCTCTCGCACCTTCGCGGGACCAAGGGTACTCCGGGCACGGCGGAGGAGCTGGCCGCCGCCATGGGCGCCACGGACGAGGTGGAGACGGTGTTCAAGGTGCTCGAGCATCTGGCCGCCAACCCCCACCACGGGGTGAAACGCACCGAGGGCACCACGCCGTTCGGCGCGCGCTTCAGCGTGAAGTAG
- a CDS encoding TOMM system kinase/cyclase fusion protein → MFQERYEVLSKLGEGGFSQVFKARQRATGQEVAVKILQPLHAADEGLIARFQREMRLCARLYHPHIVRLIDSGRTATGRLYTVFEYVPGRTLGDVLATEGALPPWEAAHLMLQVLDALGCAHKLGIVHRDLKPQNIMLTSTGLRRNAMVLDFGLGTLSDEDRREELSRITRTRDTLGTPAYAAPEQLRGEPVTARTDLYAWGLIFVECLTGRRVVEGSRLQDLIFKQLGPEPVVLPEWLSSHRLGRLLRRATEKNPQARDVTAQGLLLELESCATQGWPSAETPMSPVLVEQPLASAEDERRHLTAVCCSLRLVGGSAATAKAEELDALLWKQHAAWVELARKREGWLGSVWGERVLLYFGYPKAHEDDAQRAAFTALELMAQMEKRGAELARAHGLKAEVRVGIHTGPVLSRELRGQGLSGLPVLVGHTPGVAERLEALAQPGELLVSEATAQVLREGFVLEPSGEHRVGVGANSMPVFRLRGRQRASTAGLERTPVNPLLGRTLELELLVQRWRQVQAGTGQGILIRGEPGIGKSRLAQELVLQARHTPHTFLECRCTSEGRDSPLRPVVDLLERLLGLSQDSTSEQATAAIEALLSQYGFETAEFLPLFAALLAVPGASVHHPVQAMSARRQQEQTVQALLDLFFEMAQRQPVLMVVEDVHWADPVTLDLLAQLVKEASGARLCAVLTARPEFTPPWPTAQVLQVQLGPLER, encoded by the coding sequence GTGTTCCAGGAGCGCTACGAGGTGCTCTCCAAGCTGGGCGAGGGAGGCTTCAGCCAGGTCTTCAAGGCGCGCCAGCGGGCCACCGGTCAGGAGGTGGCCGTCAAAATCCTCCAGCCACTGCATGCGGCGGACGAGGGGCTCATTGCCCGCTTTCAGCGCGAGATGCGGCTGTGCGCCCGGCTCTATCACCCGCACATCGTCCGGCTCATCGACTCCGGGCGGACAGCGACCGGGCGGCTCTACACCGTCTTCGAGTATGTGCCCGGCCGAACGTTAGGAGACGTGCTTGCGACGGAGGGGGCGCTGCCGCCATGGGAGGCCGCGCATCTCATGTTGCAGGTGCTGGACGCGCTGGGGTGCGCGCACAAGCTGGGCATCGTCCACCGGGACCTGAAGCCGCAGAACATCATGCTCACCAGCACGGGCCTGCGGCGCAATGCCATGGTGCTCGACTTCGGACTGGGCACGCTCTCCGACGAGGACCGGCGCGAGGAGCTGTCACGCATCACCCGGACGCGGGACACGCTGGGCACGCCCGCTTACGCCGCGCCCGAGCAACTCCGGGGTGAGCCGGTAACGGCGCGTACGGACCTCTACGCGTGGGGCCTCATCTTCGTGGAGTGTCTCACGGGCAGGCGGGTGGTGGAGGGCTCCCGGCTGCAGGACCTCATCTTCAAGCAGCTGGGCCCGGAGCCCGTCGTCCTGCCCGAGTGGCTCTCCAGTCATCGCCTCGGCCGGCTGCTGCGGCGCGCCACGGAGAAGAACCCCCAGGCACGGGACGTCACCGCGCAGGGCCTGCTGCTGGAGCTGGAGTCGTGCGCGACGCAGGGGTGGCCCTCGGCGGAGACGCCCATGTCCCCGGTCCTGGTGGAGCAGCCCCTGGCCTCCGCCGAGGATGAGCGCCGGCACCTCACGGCTGTCTGCTGCAGCCTGCGGCTGGTGGGCGGGAGCGCGGCCACCGCGAAGGCCGAGGAGCTGGACGCGCTGCTATGGAAGCAGCACGCCGCCTGGGTCGAGCTGGCCCGCAAGCGGGAGGGCTGGCTGGGCAGCGTCTGGGGAGAGCGGGTGCTGCTGTACTTCGGCTATCCCAAGGCGCACGAGGACGACGCCCAGCGCGCGGCCTTCACGGCCCTGGAGCTGATGGCGCAGATGGAGAAGCGCGGTGCGGAGCTGGCACGTGCCCACGGACTGAAGGCCGAGGTCCGCGTCGGCATCCACACCGGTCCCGTCCTCAGTCGCGAGCTGCGAGGGCAGGGCCTCTCGGGGCTGCCCGTGCTGGTGGGCCACACGCCCGGAGTGGCGGAGCGGCTGGAGGCGCTCGCTCAGCCCGGAGAGTTGCTCGTCAGTGAGGCCACCGCCCAGGTGCTGCGCGAGGGCTTTGTCCTCGAACCTTCGGGAGAGCACCGTGTGGGCGTGGGGGCGAACTCCATGCCGGTGTTCCGCCTCCGAGGCCGGCAGCGTGCCTCCACGGCGGGCCTGGAGCGGACACCCGTGAATCCGCTGCTCGGCCGCACCCTGGAACTGGAGCTGCTGGTGCAGCGCTGGAGGCAGGTGCAGGCCGGCACGGGGCAGGGCATCCTGATCCGAGGCGAGCCCGGCATCGGCAAGTCCCGCCTGGCGCAGGAACTCGTGCTGCAAGCGCGCCACACGCCGCACACCTTCCTGGAGTGCCGCTGCACCTCCGAGGGGCGCGACAGCCCCTTGCGGCCCGTGGTGGATCTGCTGGAGCGGTTGCTGGGGCTGAGCCAGGACTCGACCTCGGAGCAGGCCACCGCCGCGATCGAGGCGCTGCTCTCCCAGTACGGCTTCGAGACCGCCGAGTTCCTCCCGCTGTTCGCCGCGCTCCTCGCCGTTCCGGGTGCCTCGGTCCACCATCCGGTGCAGGCCATGTCCGCGCGGCGCCAGCAGGAGCAGACCGTGCAGGCGCTGCTGGACCTGTTCTTCGAGATGGCCCAGCGGCAGCCCGTGCTGATGGTGGTGGAGGACGTGCACTGGGCTGATCCGGTCACCTTGGATCTGCTGGCGCAGCTGGTGAAGGAGGCCTCCGGCGCGCGGCTGTGCGCGGTGCTCACCGCGCGCCCCGAGTTCACTCCGCCCTGGCCCACGGCCCAGGTGCTCCAGGTGCAGCTCGGGCCCCTGGAGCGGTGA